A single window of Acidimicrobiales bacterium DNA harbors:
- a CDS encoding HRDC domain-containing protein, whose product MTEKATGPEIVADAGRLEEVIDTAVAHPAYAIDTEFHRERTYYPKLALVQLAWPGGLVVIDPLAVDVAALGRLLADGGVAVLHACSQDLEVLERVTGETPADLFDTQVAAGFVGLRSPSLAALHDQLLGRRLPKGDRLTDWLRRPLSDDQLEYAAADVRHLLEIHAELVTQLTDRGRLEWARTECEIVLAKDRSGRDPDEAWRRVKEARQLRGRNRAIVRALAAWRERRAAELDIPVRYVLPDLALVSIAQRPPRDVAALSGVRGLDDRHLKGGTAEALLATIAEVDDEPAAAEEDPPQRSLPRDLRPAVSLVASWITQIAADNDLDPALVGSRGDVEGLLRGDEDARLSMGWRADLVGAPIRRLVAGDAALAFDGQRRLVLEERSRRRLGDAGRSDAGIG is encoded by the coding sequence GTGACTGAAAAGGCGACCGGACCCGAGATCGTCGCCGACGCAGGTCGCCTCGAGGAGGTCATCGACACCGCGGTCGCCCACCCGGCCTACGCGATCGACACCGAGTTCCACCGCGAGCGCACCTACTACCCCAAGCTCGCGCTCGTTCAGCTGGCATGGCCCGGAGGGCTGGTCGTCATCGACCCGCTCGCGGTCGACGTCGCTGCGCTCGGACGGCTCCTCGCCGACGGCGGTGTGGCGGTCCTGCACGCCTGCTCCCAGGACCTCGAGGTACTCGAAAGGGTGACTGGTGAGACGCCGGCGGACCTCTTCGACACCCAGGTGGCCGCCGGTTTCGTCGGCCTCCGTTCACCGTCGCTCGCAGCCCTCCATGACCAGCTCCTCGGACGACGCCTGCCCAAGGGTGACCGCCTCACGGACTGGCTGCGACGCCCACTCAGCGACGACCAACTGGAGTACGCCGCCGCGGATGTCCGCCATCTCCTCGAGATCCACGCGGAGCTCGTGACACAGCTGACCGACCGGGGACGTCTGGAGTGGGCCCGGACGGAATGCGAGATCGTCCTCGCCAAGGACCGGTCGGGGCGTGATCCCGACGAGGCCTGGCGCAGGGTGAAGGAGGCCCGGCAGCTGCGGGGACGTAACCGGGCGATCGTGAGGGCGCTGGCCGCATGGCGGGAGCGTCGGGCGGCTGAACTCGACATCCCGGTCCGCTACGTCCTGCCCGATCTCGCCCTCGTGTCCATCGCTCAGCGGCCACCGCGTGACGTCGCCGCTCTGTCCGGCGTGCGCGGCCTCGACGACCGCCACCTCAAAGGTGGAACAGCCGAGGCCCTCCTGGCGACCATCGCCGAGGTGGACGACGAACCCGCGGCCGCCGAAGAGGACCCTCCGCAACGGTCGCTGCCCCGTGATCTACGCCCCGCTGTCTCGCTGGTGGCGTCGTGGATCACCCAGATCGCCGCGGACAACGACCTCGATCCCGCGCTGGTCGGCAGCCGCGGCGACGTGGAAGGTCTGCTACGGGGGGACGAGGACGCCCGGTTGTCGATGGGATGGCGTGCTGATCTCGTCGGCGCCCCGATCCGCCGACTCGTCGCCGGAGATGCGGCGCTTGCGTTCGACGGTCAGCGTCGCCTCGTGCTCGAGGAACGCTCACGGCGTCGCCTTGGTGACGCAGGGAGGTCGGATGCGGGGATCGGGTGA
- the pyk gene encoding pyruvate kinase: MQRRTKIIATIGPASDDPAVLADMIEAGMDVARIGLAHSDLDGAIARYKRIRAVAAEMRRDVGILIDLPGPKVRTASFPDGGITVAMGDPINVRVGNDASTATDIEVDYEHLLGDVIAGDLLTFGDGNVEIEVLAMKQDHFEARVTHGGSLEGRPGLRIPADRLSVSTPTPSDLLQLDAFVDEGVDIVAVSFVRSGHDLRHIAVEPHPRGPLIVAKIETRAAVHNLSGIIAESGGIMVARGDLGVECPIEEVPHLQKRIIRECIASGLPVITATQMLDSMVTSPMPTRAEATDVANAVFDGSSAVMLSAETAIGKHPAKVIETMANIARRADMEFDYEGWGKRITEEHELGDDEAAAITDAMTMAAWRVARELDLAALICVSGSGFTVRSMARFRPKAPILGFSANPRTVAQLTMSWGVKPILAERVSSYEERMTSAIERARRERFVQSGDLVGVLAGVDSSGRKTDILRLVHVP; encoded by the coding sequence GTGCAGAGAAGAACGAAGATCATCGCGACGATCGGCCCGGCATCGGACGATCCGGCGGTGCTCGCCGACATGATCGAGGCGGGCATGGACGTCGCCCGCATCGGTCTCGCCCATTCGGATCTCGACGGTGCAATCGCCCGCTACAAGCGCATCCGGGCCGTTGCCGCCGAGATGCGCCGCGACGTCGGGATACTCATCGACCTGCCGGGTCCGAAGGTGCGGACCGCCTCGTTCCCCGACGGTGGCATCACAGTCGCGATGGGTGATCCCATCAACGTGCGCGTCGGCAACGACGCCAGCACGGCCACCGACATCGAGGTCGACTACGAACACCTTCTCGGCGACGTCATCGCGGGTGACCTGCTCACCTTCGGTGACGGCAACGTCGAGATCGAAGTCCTCGCGATGAAACAGGACCATTTCGAAGCCCGGGTGACCCACGGCGGCTCGCTGGAAGGGCGTCCGGGGCTGCGCATCCCCGCCGATCGTCTCAGCGTGTCGACCCCGACACCCTCGGACCTGCTCCAACTCGACGCGTTCGTCGACGAGGGCGTCGACATCGTCGCCGTGTCCTTCGTGCGCTCGGGTCACGACCTGCGCCACATCGCCGTGGAGCCCCACCCCCGCGGGCCGCTCATCGTCGCGAAGATCGAGACGAGAGCCGCGGTCCACAACCTCTCGGGGATCATCGCCGAGTCCGGCGGGATCATGGTCGCCCGGGGTGACCTCGGCGTGGAGTGTCCGATCGAGGAGGTCCCCCACCTCCAGAAGCGGATCATCCGTGAGTGCATCGCCAGCGGTCTTCCGGTCATCACCGCCACGCAGATGCTCGACTCGATGGTGACCTCGCCGATGCCGACCCGCGCCGAGGCGACGGACGTCGCGAACGCCGTGTTCGACGGATCCTCGGCTGTGATGCTGTCCGCGGAGACGGCCATCGGCAAACACCCTGCGAAGGTCATCGAGACCATGGCGAACATCGCCCGACGGGCCGACATGGAGTTCGACTACGAGGGCTGGGGAAAGCGGATCACCGAGGAGCACGAGCTCGGCGACGACGAGGCGGCGGCGATCACCGACGCGATGACGATGGCCGCCTGGCGCGTCGCCCGCGAGCTGGACCTCGCGGCGCTCATCTGCGTGTCCGGCAGCGGCTTCACGGTTCGTTCCATGGCCCGGTTCCGTCCGAAAGCCCCGATCCTGGGCTTCAGCGCCAACCCGCGTACGGTTGCGCAGCTCACGATGAGCTGGGGCGTCAAGCCCATCCTCGCGGAGCGCGTGTCGAGCTACGAGGAGCGGATGACGAGCGCGATCGAGCGGGCCCGCCGAGAGCGTTTCGTCCAGTCGGGCGATCTGGTCGGCGTCCTCGCCGGCGTCGACAGCTCAGGGCGCAAGACCGACATTCTGCGCCTCGTGCACGTTCCCTAG
- a CDS encoding alpha/beta fold hydrolase translates to MAPPVVLLHGFATTAARTWGETGWIDLLADAGREVVAVDLLGHGEAPRPHDPQAYAGLEDHVAATIGDGPYDAVGFSLGARTLLTLATRSPGLFERIVVGGVGAGLLTDDTAMRERVAAALMGQAGDDVVARHFEALASEPGSDRDALLACISHARPPLDPADLALVDARCLVVIGDRDDQGPPEPLAEALPDARCVVLGGVDHFALPRSFGFIDAALEFLDAAP, encoded by the coding sequence ATGGCACCGCCCGTCGTGCTCCTCCACGGTTTCGCGACCACAGCGGCACGGACCTGGGGCGAAACCGGCTGGATCGACCTGCTCGCCGACGCCGGCCGCGAAGTCGTCGCCGTCGACCTGCTCGGCCATGGCGAGGCACCCAGGCCCCATGATCCGCAGGCCTACGCCGGTCTCGAGGACCACGTCGCCGCCACGATCGGCGACGGCCCCTATGACGCCGTCGGATTCTCGTTGGGTGCGCGGACGCTGCTCACCCTCGCTACGCGCTCCCCCGGGCTCTTCGAACGCATCGTCGTCGGCGGGGTCGGCGCCGGCCTCCTCACCGACGACACGGCGATGCGCGAACGTGTCGCCGCGGCGCTGATGGGACAGGCGGGCGACGACGTCGTGGCCCGCCACTTCGAGGCCCTCGCCTCAGAACCGGGAAGTGACCGCGACGCCCTCCTCGCCTGCATCAGCCACGCCCGCCCGCCTCTCGATCCGGCCGACCTGGCCCTCGTCGACGCCCGCTGTCTCGTGGTGATCGGCGACCGCGACGACCAGGGCCCGCCGGAACCTCTAGCCGAGGCACTGCCCGACGCGAGGTGTGTCGTCCTGGGCGGCGTCGACCACTTCGCCCTACCCCGCTCCTTCGGGTTCATCGACGCTGCACTCGAGTTCCTCGACGCCGCGCCGTGA
- a CDS encoding glycerophosphodiester phosphodiesterase: MGPHPFLDHPLPIAIAHRGGAEEHPENTIAAFAAAIDLGFTHIETDARITADGVVVAFHDDTLGRVSDTTGSLADLDWATVRSARIAGEHRVPTITELLERFPDTFINIDPKSDAVVEPLSQEIERAGAVHRVCIGSFSDRRIATLRSKLGPALCTSLGPRAVTALRAASYGMPVGRIVGECVQVPPSMRGITLVDRRFVGEAHERGMQVHVWTIDAELEMHRLLDLGVDGIMTDRPHALREVLRARGSWPGDATTGHSG, translated from the coding sequence GTGGGCCCGCACCCTTTCCTCGACCATCCGCTCCCGATCGCGATCGCACACCGTGGCGGCGCCGAGGAGCACCCCGAGAACACGATCGCCGCCTTCGCCGCGGCCATCGACCTGGGCTTCACCCACATCGAGACCGACGCACGCATCACCGCCGACGGCGTGGTGGTCGCGTTCCACGACGACACCCTCGGGCGCGTCAGCGACACCACGGGTTCGCTGGCGGACCTGGACTGGGCGACCGTCCGCTCGGCACGCATCGCAGGGGAACACCGGGTCCCCACCATCACGGAGCTCTTGGAACGGTTCCCGGACACGTTCATCAACATCGACCCGAAATCCGACGCCGTCGTCGAGCCGCTCTCGCAGGAGATCGAGCGGGCCGGAGCCGTTCACCGCGTGTGCATCGGGAGTTTCTCGGACCGGCGGATCGCGACGCTGCGCTCGAAGCTCGGCCCGGCGCTGTGCACCAGTCTCGGACCCAGGGCGGTCACCGCACTGCGCGCGGCGAGCTACGGAATGCCGGTGGGCCGCATCGTCGGTGAGTGCGTACAGGTGCCGCCGTCGATGCGCGGCATCACCCTCGTGGATCGCAGGTTCGTGGGCGAGGCCCACGAAAGGGGCATGCAGGTGCACGTCTGGACGATCGACGCCGAACTCGAGATGCACCGCCTCCTGGACCTCGGCGTCGACGGCATCATGACCGACCGGCCACATGCACTCCGGGAGGTGCTGCGGGCGCGCGGGAGCTGGCCCGGCGACGCGACGACCGGTCACAGCGGCTGA
- a CDS encoding molybdenum cofactor guanylyltransferase, producing MSAPPVAAFTGFVLAGGSSRRMGRDKALLEVNGTPLVLHACAALETAGASTVSVVGGDAAALGALGLVTVRDEHPGEGPLGAIVTALGTGVGEDVAVVLSCDLVDPSPANIAALAARIGPGVDVVVASLGGRPQWLHAAWSSGALGALDRSFAAGERSIGRATGALVVEVVDVPEPDRLRDADTPADLSSILRERGDRR from the coding sequence ATGTCGGCTCCGCCGGTAGCGGCCTTCACCGGCTTCGTGCTGGCCGGCGGAAGCTCACGCCGGATGGGTCGCGACAAGGCACTGCTCGAGGTGAACGGAACGCCCCTCGTGCTCCACGCATGCGCGGCGCTGGAGACGGCCGGTGCCTCCACCGTGAGCGTCGTCGGCGGCGACGCTGCGGCACTCGGTGCTCTCGGTCTCGTGACGGTCCGCGACGAACACCCCGGGGAGGGGCCGCTGGGCGCGATCGTCACGGCTCTGGGGACCGGGGTAGGCGAGGACGTCGCGGTTGTCCTCTCGTGCGATCTCGTGGACCCCTCGCCCGCCAACATCGCGGCGCTGGCTGCACGGATCGGGCCGGGCGTCGACGTCGTCGTGGCGTCCCTCGGAGGGCGGCCACAGTGGCTCCATGCGGCGTGGTCGTCGGGCGCTCTCGGTGCGCTCGACAGGAGCTTCGCTGCAGGCGAGCGCTCCATCGGGCGGGCGACGGGGGCACTGGTGGTCGAGGTCGTGGACGTTCCCGAGCCCGACCGTCTCCGCGACGCCGACACCCCGGCGGACCTGTCGTCGATCCTCCGTGAGCGCGGCGACCGCCGATAG
- a CDS encoding glutamate synthase subunit beta, whose protein sequence is MGDPRGFMNHGRELPHRRPVPVRLKDWKEVYEPFDRDQLKLQASRCMDCGIPFCNNGCPLGNLIPDWNDLVYRDQWREAIERLHATNNFPEFTGRLCPAPCEGACVLGINDDPVTIKQVEVEIIERAWAEGWVTPVIPEHRTGKKIAVVGSGPAGLAAAQQLTRAGHTVTVIERADRIGGLLRYGIPEFKMEKRFVDRRLAQMEAEGTEFRVNCEVGVDIGHEELVASHDAVVLACGATQWRDLPIPGRELEGIWQAMEFLPLANKVQEGDLADHPYSAAGENVVIIGGGDTGADCLGTSHRHGAASIRQFEIMPRPPDTRDDSTPWPTWPLQYRVSSAHEEGGERVYSINTLEFVGDEAGHVRQLRTVQVEQTFSDGRMSFEPVDGTEELVPADKVLLAMGFTGPERSPLVEGLGVDLDERGNVRRDDAWMSSVEGVFVAGDMGRGQSLIVWAISEGRSCAASVDAWLMGDTLMPANLVPSARPLR, encoded by the coding sequence ATGGGTGACCCCAGAGGATTCATGAACCACGGCCGGGAGCTGCCGCACCGGCGGCCCGTTCCCGTGCGACTCAAGGACTGGAAAGAGGTCTACGAGCCCTTCGACCGCGACCAACTGAAGCTGCAGGCGTCCCGCTGCATGGACTGCGGCATCCCCTTCTGCAACAACGGGTGTCCCCTCGGCAACCTCATCCCGGACTGGAACGATCTCGTCTACAGGGACCAGTGGCGCGAGGCGATCGAACGTCTGCACGCCACGAACAACTTCCCGGAGTTCACGGGGCGCCTCTGTCCCGCGCCGTGTGAGGGCGCGTGCGTGCTGGGCATCAACGACGATCCGGTCACCATCAAGCAGGTGGAGGTCGAGATCATCGAGCGCGCCTGGGCCGAGGGCTGGGTCACCCCGGTCATCCCCGAGCACCGCACGGGGAAGAAGATCGCCGTCGTGGGCTCCGGTCCGGCCGGGTTGGCTGCCGCCCAGCAACTCACGCGGGCCGGCCACACCGTCACGGTCATCGAGCGGGCCGACCGCATCGGCGGCCTGCTGCGCTACGGGATCCCCGAGTTCAAGATGGAGAAACGCTTCGTCGACCGTCGCCTCGCCCAGATGGAGGCCGAGGGAACCGAGTTCCGCGTCAACTGTGAGGTCGGTGTCGACATCGGCCACGAGGAGCTCGTGGCGAGCCACGACGCGGTCGTTCTCGCCTGTGGCGCGACGCAGTGGCGTGACCTGCCGATCCCTGGTCGTGAGCTCGAGGGCATCTGGCAGGCGATGGAGTTCCTGCCTCTGGCGAACAAGGTCCAGGAGGGTGATCTCGCCGATCACCCGTACTCCGCGGCCGGCGAGAACGTCGTGATCATCGGCGGTGGTGACACCGGTGCGGACTGCCTCGGCACCTCACACCGTCACGGGGCCGCCTCGATCCGCCAGTTCGAGATCATGCCGCGTCCCCCCGACACCCGTGACGACTCGACGCCGTGGCCGACCTGGCCGCTGCAGTACCGCGTCTCCTCGGCCCACGAGGAGGGCGGTGAACGGGTGTACTCGATCAACACGCTCGAGTTCGTCGGTGACGAGGCCGGTCACGTCCGCCAGTTGCGCACCGTCCAGGTCGAACAGACCTTCTCCGACGGGCGGATGAGCTTCGAGCCCGTCGATGGCACCGAGGAACTGGTTCCCGCCGACAAGGTCCTGTTGGCCATGGGCTTCACCGGTCCGGAGCGCAGTCCGCTTGTCGAGGGTCTCGGCGTCGATCTGGACGAGCGCGGCAACGTGCGTCGTGATGACGCCTGGATGTCGAGCGTGGAGGGCGTGTTCGTGGCCGGCGACATGGGGCGCGGTCAGAGCCTCATCGTGTGGGCCATCTCGGAGGGGCGTTCGTGTGCGGCCTCGGTCGACGCATGGTTGATGGGCGACACCCTCATGCCCGCCAACCTGGTGCCGAGCGCACGACCCCTGCGCTGA
- a CDS encoding DUF3151 domain-containing protein codes for MSDSPVGLSRSGPPETILPPEPTDVIEGLAAATAAADVGARREALRGLIADHPTCLEAWARLGDDGRDVIESYAYYRVGYHRGLDRLRANGWRGSGFVRWEHPTNRGFLRAVAGLERCAAAIGEVDEQIRCAQFLQQLDPRWDPAFLAAD; via the coding sequence ATGAGTGACAGTCCGGTAGGACTGAGCCGCAGCGGCCCACCCGAGACGATTCTTCCGCCCGAGCCCACCGATGTGATCGAAGGACTCGCAGCAGCGACGGCGGCGGCCGATGTGGGCGCGCGCCGCGAGGCGCTGCGGGGGCTCATCGCGGACCATCCGACGTGCCTGGAGGCGTGGGCGAGGCTCGGCGACGACGGTCGCGACGTCATCGAGAGCTACGCCTACTACCGGGTCGGCTACCACCGTGGACTCGACCGGCTCCGCGCGAACGGTTGGCGGGGGAGCGGTTTCGTGCGCTGGGAGCACCCGACGAACCGGGGGTTCCTGCGGGCTGTCGCCGGTCTGGAGAGGTGCGCGGCGGCCATCGGCGAGGTCGACGAGCAGATCCGCTGCGCCCAGTTCCTCCAGCAGCTCGATCCCCGTTGGGACCCCGCGTTCCTGGCAGCGGACTGA
- a CDS encoding flavin reductase family protein, whose product MAQPGGTPVVGPFPEGVDTDSEREEYDKLRRRVLWTMPYGLYVVGSAEPGNPLRRNLMTLNWATQLSFDPKLIGIGVENSAFTHELISAGGVFSLNTVAREDRAIIRKFTKPVEVDVEAMTLNGFAFHDGATGAPVLDQAPAYMDCEVRDALEFGHHTFFVGEVVDCGFQADEDTELLRMEDTRMSYGG is encoded by the coding sequence ATGGCACAACCAGGTGGAACACCCGTCGTCGGCCCCTTTCCCGAAGGAGTCGATACCGACTCCGAACGCGAGGAGTACGACAAGCTGCGCCGACGCGTCCTGTGGACGATGCCCTACGGCCTCTACGTCGTCGGGTCCGCGGAGCCCGGAAACCCCCTGCGGCGCAATCTGATGACTCTCAACTGGGCGACACAACTCTCGTTCGATCCGAAGTTGATCGGCATCGGGGTCGAGAACTCCGCGTTCACCCACGAGTTGATATCCGCCGGCGGGGTGTTCTCGCTGAACACGGTGGCCCGTGAGGACCGCGCCATCATCCGCAAGTTCACGAAGCCCGTCGAGGTGGACGTCGAAGCCATGACGCTCAACGGCTTCGCCTTCCACGACGGCGCCACGGGCGCACCCGTGCTCGACCAGGCACCGGCGTACATGGACTGTGAGGTCCGCGACGCTCTCGAGTTCGGGCACCACACCTTCTTCGTCGGCGAGGTCGTCGACTGCGGTTTCCAGGCGGACGAGGACACCGAACTGCTGAGGATGGAGGACACGAGGATGTCCTACGGCGGCTGA
- a CDS encoding glycosyltransferase: MVDGRHPHARQPGAERTTPALIHRALNRPAVTVVVVHRDAPDAFARTVDRLRHQDVDLSLIVVDNASDPAALAAVRTAAPDAEIVRSATNLGFGPALNVGLRRWLRRGVGEWVAVAPHDALPDGGVIARLVDAGAGRSRAGLVSADVGDQAVPRIDRYFGAIWGPATVSGGWDDCDYPHGTLFVARRECLAQIGIFDERYFAYNDEADLGARARARGWEVGLVRSAMVANPSTATPTWIVDYLRTRNTVLLVRDHGGRWPMTVRLVMGVGQTLHHLLRPRLRAPWFVPAARFRGLADALRGRFGPPPPRRQATSPPSTAASRGRTLTR, translated from the coding sequence ATGGTTGATGGGCGACACCCTCATGCCCGCCAACCTGGTGCCGAGCGCACGACCCCTGCGCTGATCCACAGGGCACTGAACCGCCCCGCGGTCACCGTCGTCGTCGTCCACCGCGACGCGCCGGACGCCTTCGCCCGCACCGTCGACAGGCTCCGACACCAGGACGTCGATCTGTCGCTGATCGTCGTCGACAACGCATCGGATCCGGCTGCTCTCGCAGCCGTGCGCACCGCGGCGCCCGACGCGGAGATCGTCAGGTCGGCCACCAACCTCGGTTTCGGCCCGGCGTTGAACGTCGGATTGCGCAGATGGTTGCGACGTGGGGTGGGGGAGTGGGTCGCGGTCGCTCCCCACGACGCTCTTCCCGACGGCGGGGTGATCGCCCGTCTGGTCGATGCCGGGGCGGGGCGGTCGCGGGCCGGGCTCGTGAGCGCGGACGTGGGTGATCAGGCCGTCCCACGTATCGACCGCTATTTCGGAGCAATCTGGGGCCCGGCGACGGTCAGCGGGGGATGGGACGACTGTGACTATCCCCACGGCACGCTCTTCGTCGCGCGGCGGGAGTGCCTCGCTCAGATCGGCATCTTCGACGAACGGTACTTCGCATACAACGACGAGGCCGACCTCGGGGCCCGCGCCCGGGCGCGGGGATGGGAGGTGGGTCTCGTCCGATCCGCGATGGTCGCGAACCCGTCGACCGCGACGCCGACGTGGATCGTGGACTACCTCCGTACGCGCAACACCGTCCTGCTCGTCCGCGATCACGGCGGTCGCTGGCCCATGACGGTCCGTCTCGTGATGGGGGTCGGCCAGACCCTCCATCATCTGCTGCGACCGCGCCTGCGTGCCCCGTGGTTCGTCCCGGCGGCACGCTTCCGTGGCCTCGCCGACGCGCTCCGGGGACGGTTCGGTCCTCCACCGCCCCGGCGTCAGGCGACGTCGCCGCCCTCGACGGCGGCGAGTCGGGGCCGCACCTTGACGAGGTAG
- a CDS encoding rhodanese-like domain-containing protein, producing MSIPSVDIAQFAAALRAGASTVDVREDDELATARLDGAVHIALGDIPRRWSEVPDGTVYVLCARGSRSARAVQYLRGKGIDAVNVDGGIVAWLEAGLPVESDEG from the coding sequence ATGAGCATTCCCAGTGTCGACATCGCCCAGTTCGCGGCAGCCCTGCGCGCCGGCGCGTCCACCGTCGATGTGCGTGAGGACGACGAACTCGCCACGGCGCGCCTCGACGGTGCCGTCCACATCGCTCTGGGGGACATCCCCCGACGATGGTCTGAGGTCCCCGACGGGACCGTGTATGTCCTGTGTGCCCGGGGCTCCCGCAGCGCCCGTGCGGTCCAGTATCTGCGGGGCAAGGGGATCGACGCTGTCAACGTCGACGGTGGGATCGTGGCGTGGCTCGAGGCCGGCCTCCCGGTGGAGTCCGATGAGGGGTGA
- a CDS encoding transglutaminase-like domain-containing protein, with the protein MDPLDAFAELVGGDGSFEVEEGAMLVAALGRPEVDVTRELARLDELAASVAAPTLSGLRHTLFDDLGFRGNVENYYDPANSHLDRVLATRSGIPITLAVVTMAVGRRCGVPLAGVGMPGHFLVRDTTAEAVFVDAFDGGRLLDVAGCEALYRRISGDVRAFEPAFLDPVGDRDILERMLTNLTVIHLHRGDTAALKLVTRARLCIPGVGIEVVDAAVTSLAASGRWDEAAELIETAIEVHGDALAEDVATAYRSRVNGLLARLN; encoded by the coding sequence GTGGACCCCCTCGACGCCTTCGCCGAACTCGTCGGTGGCGACGGTTCCTTCGAGGTGGAGGAGGGTGCGATGCTCGTCGCGGCACTCGGCCGCCCCGAGGTCGACGTGACGAGGGAACTCGCACGTCTCGACGAACTCGCGGCTTCGGTCGCCGCGCCGACACTGAGTGGTCTGCGACACACGCTCTTCGACGACCTCGGCTTCCGCGGGAACGTCGAGAACTACTACGACCCGGCCAACTCGCATCTCGACCGGGTGCTCGCCACCAGATCCGGAATCCCCATCACCTTGGCGGTCGTGACCATGGCTGTCGGGCGGCGCTGCGGTGTGCCCCTCGCCGGTGTGGGCATGCCCGGGCACTTCCTCGTGCGCGACACCACGGCCGAGGCGGTGTTCGTCGATGCCTTCGACGGCGGTCGACTCCTCGACGTCGCCGGCTGTGAGGCGCTGTACCGGCGCATCAGCGGTGACGTGCGTGCGTTCGAACCGGCGTTCCTCGACCCTGTCGGAGATCGCGACATCCTCGAGCGGATGCTCACGAACCTGACGGTGATCCATCTGCACCGTGGCGACACGGCCGCTCTCAAGCTCGTGACGAGGGCCCGCCTGTGTATTCCGGGCGTCGGTATCGAGGTCGTGGACGCCGCTGTGACGTCGCTCGCGGCGAGCGGCCGGTGGGACGAGGCCGCCGAGTTGATAGAGACGGCGATCGAGGTGCACGGCGATGCCCTCGCCGAAGACGTGGCCACGGCCTATCGCAGCCGGGTGAACGGCCTGTTGGCTCGTCTGAACTGA
- a CDS encoding O-methyltransferase produces MAGPKSFFLDSDVHSYLVAHGTPPDPGLEALRIETETLGEMSRMQIAPEQGAFFTMLTRLLAPRFAVEVGTFTGYSALCIARGLPTGGQLMCCDVSEEWTTIARRHWEMAGVADRIDLRIAPAAETLRALPSEPRIDLAFIDADKGGYADYFEEILRRLSPGGVMIFDNVLWGGDVVGDDDGADTVALRRFNDALAADDRVEAVMLPVGDGLTFVTHRR; encoded by the coding sequence ATGGCCGGCCCGAAGTCCTTCTTCCTCGACAGCGACGTCCACTCGTATCTCGTCGCTCACGGAACACCGCCCGATCCCGGGCTCGAAGCTCTCAGGATCGAGACCGAGACACTCGGCGAGATGTCACGCATGCAGATCGCACCGGAGCAGGGCGCGTTCTTCACAATGCTGACCCGTCTGCTCGCTCCGCGTTTCGCGGTCGAGGTCGGAACCTTCACGGGTTATTCGGCCCTGTGCATCGCCCGCGGGTTGCCCACCGGGGGCCAGCTGATGTGCTGCGACGTCAGCGAGGAGTGGACGACGATCGCCCGCCGCCACTGGGAGATGGCCGGAGTGGCCGACCGCATCGACCTGCGCATCGCGCCCGCGGCCGAGACCCTCCGGGCACTTCCCTCCGAGCCGCGGATAGACCTCGCCTTCATCGACGCGGACAAAGGGGGGTACGCCGACTACTTCGAGGAGATCCTGCGTCGCCTGTCCCCCGGTGGTGTGATGATCTTCGACAACGTCCTGTGGGGCGGCGACGTCGTCGGTGACGACGACGGCGCCGACACGGTCGCACTGCGGCGATTCAACGACGCGCTCGCGGCCGACGACCGGGTCGAGGCCGTCATGTTGCCGGTCGGCGACGGTCTGACATTCGTCACCCACCGACGCTGA